A window of the Coprobacter fastidiosus genome harbors these coding sequences:
- the purE gene encoding 5-(carboxyamino)imidazole ribonucleotide mutase, whose translation MKPIVSIIMGSTSDLPIMEKAAQLLNDFEIPFEMNALSAHRTPVEVEQFAKNAESRGIKVIIAAAGMAAHLPGVIASMTTLPVIGVPIKSSLEGIDALYAIVQMPPGIPVATVGINASLNAAILATQMLALGDEKINARLKAYKQGLAQKIVDANQQLSKIEYKFKTN comes from the coding sequence ATGAAACCTATTGTCAGCATCATCATGGGCAGCACTTCAGACCTGCCTATCATGGAAAAAGCAGCACAACTGCTCAACGACTTTGAGATTCCGTTTGAGATGAATGCATTATCTGCGCATCGTACTCCTGTAGAAGTGGAACAATTTGCCAAAAATGCAGAATCGAGAGGAATCAAAGTAATCATTGCAGCAGCAGGAATGGCAGCTCATTTGCCCGGAGTCATAGCCTCCATGACTACTCTTCCGGTTATCGGAGTCCCTATCAAATCAAGCCTGGAGGGAATAGATGCCCTTTATGCTATCGTACAAATGCCCCCGGGTATTCCTGTCGCAACAGTCGGAATCAACGCATCTTTGAATGCAGCCATTCTCGCGACTCAAATGCTCGCTCTCGGAGATGAAAAAATCAATGCTCGCTTAAAAGCATACAAGCAAGGTTTGGCCCAAAAGATCGTAGACGCCAACCAGCAATTGTCCAAAATAGAATACAAATTCAAAACAAATTAA
- a CDS encoding 4-hydroxy-3-methylbut-2-en-1-yl diphosphate synthase produces MDYFNYHRRKSSVTRIGNTPLGGENPVRIQSMTNTRTQETLPCVEQSIRIIDAGADYVRLTAQGTKEAENLANIEKELHKRGYHTPLIADIHFNPNVADTAARIVEKVRINPGNFVDSARTFVHLEYTDEEYAEEIKKLRARFIQFLDICKEHHTAVRIGVNHGSLSDRIMSRYGDTPAGIVESCMEFLRVCKEENFNDVVLSIKASNTGIMIKSVRLLIAKMEQEGMNYPLHLGVTEAGDGEDGRIKSAVGIGTLLADGIGDTIRVSLSEAPEAEIPVARKLVDYITNREGHTPIKGKTYPHFDFLRMERRKSKIIGNIGGNNVPVTIANALEKNVDIIGIIGEQYPDYWYIGNNDPNKYPNTAARIVDADVYVPQPNVYPLFTTKSAGLIPSIKAKTKFLLFSYPQLNETLWKTLKENDDIVVILTSGHKNPVGEQRAFFHELLCRGLDTPVILQHNYTENDNEDLQIKAGADFGALLSDGFGDGVWLQNQGNISTEAEICCMYGILQAVRQRISKTEYISCPGCGRTLFDLQKTIAKVKAATSHLKGLKIGIMGCIVNGPGEMADADYGYVGAGRDRISLYKNKVCIEKNIPEEQAVEKLIELIKINGDWKDK; encoded by the coding sequence ATGGACTACTTCAATTATCATCGTCGGAAAAGCTCTGTTACCCGAATAGGCAATACACCGTTAGGCGGGGAGAATCCAGTTCGCATACAATCCATGACCAATACTCGCACACAAGAAACTTTACCTTGTGTAGAGCAAAGTATTCGCATCATCGATGCAGGAGCAGATTATGTCAGACTGACAGCTCAAGGGACAAAAGAAGCAGAAAATCTTGCAAACATAGAGAAAGAGCTGCACAAACGAGGATACCATACTCCGCTGATTGCCGACATACACTTCAATCCGAACGTTGCAGACACTGCCGCACGAATCGTTGAGAAAGTCCGTATCAACCCGGGAAACTTCGTTGACAGTGCCAGGACATTCGTTCACCTCGAATATACCGATGAAGAATATGCAGAAGAAATAAAAAAATTACGTGCCCGTTTTATTCAATTCCTCGATATATGCAAAGAACACCATACGGCCGTGCGTATAGGTGTAAACCACGGATCGTTATCTGATCGCATCATGAGTCGATATGGAGACACCCCGGCCGGCATCGTAGAATCATGTATGGAATTTTTACGAGTATGCAAAGAAGAAAATTTCAATGACGTCGTGCTATCGATCAAAGCATCGAATACCGGAATTATGATAAAATCCGTACGATTGTTGATTGCAAAAATGGAACAGGAAGGCATGAACTACCCTTTACATCTCGGAGTAACGGAAGCCGGTGACGGAGAAGACGGACGAATAAAATCTGCCGTAGGTATAGGGACACTTCTCGCCGACGGAATCGGAGACACGATACGGGTTTCTCTTAGCGAAGCTCCCGAAGCGGAAATTCCGGTAGCTCGCAAACTCGTCGATTATATTACCAACAGAGAAGGTCATACCCCGATTAAAGGGAAAACATACCCACACTTCGACTTTCTCCGCATGGAAAGAAGAAAAAGTAAAATCATCGGAAATATCGGAGGCAACAATGTTCCCGTTACCATAGCCAATGCACTTGAAAAAAATGTCGACATAATAGGCATAATCGGAGAACAATATCCCGACTATTGGTATATAGGCAATAATGACCCGAACAAATACCCGAACACTGCCGCACGGATCGTCGATGCAGATGTTTATGTCCCTCAGCCGAACGTATATCCGCTATTTACAACAAAATCCGCCGGGCTTATCCCTTCAATAAAAGCGAAAACAAAATTCTTACTATTTTCCTATCCCCAACTCAACGAAACGCTATGGAAAACTTTAAAAGAAAATGACGACATCGTGGTGATTCTAACCTCCGGCCACAAAAACCCGGTCGGGGAGCAAAGAGCCTTTTTCCATGAATTATTATGTCGAGGTTTAGATACTCCGGTAATTCTTCAACACAACTATACAGAAAACGATAATGAAGATCTGCAGATCAAAGCAGGAGCCGATTTCGGGGCTTTATTATCCGATGGATTCGGAGACGGGGTCTGGCTGCAAAATCAGGGAAATATCTCGACAGAGGCCGAGATATGCTGCATGTACGGAATCCTTCAGGCAGTAAGACAACGTATCAGCAAAACCGAATACATCTCCTGTCCCGGATGCGGACGGACGTTGTTCGACCTGCAAAAAACAATCGCCAAAGTAAAAGCTGCCACTTCTCACTTAAAAGGCCTGAAAATAGGAATTATGGGATGTATCGTAAACGGTCCGGGAGAAATGGCGGATGCTGACTACGGATATGTAGGAGCAGGCCGTGACCGAATCAGCCTGTACAAAAATAAAGTATGCATTGAAAAAAATATCCCTGAAGAACAAGCCGTAGAAAAATTGATAGAATTAATAAAAATAAACGGAGATTGGAAAGACAAATAG
- a CDS encoding MATE family efflux transporter produces MTQSTPPSNKLETEPVGKLLWQYAVPAIVGTMVMSLYTIIDRIFIGQGVGPDAISGLALTFPIMNLTAAVGMLVGAGASARISIVLGQKDPVRAEKILGNSLVLTLALAACYILFFIFFMDDILRQFGGSDKTIPYAREFLFYLLPGMALTNLCYSFNNMMRASGYPQKAMITMLIGAVMNVILDPIFIFWFKMGIKGAAIATVISMAVSTAFVMYHFIGKESSIRFHKHSFRLQGQIIRNIVSIGMSPFLINLTASAVAIFMNTSLQKYGGDTAIGAFGIINSYGMLIVMLIIGLCQGMQPIVGFNFGAGNLQRMQKALTLTATVATIITSLGFIGSTFFPHYLARAFTTDTHLIDVSSVGLRITMMMFPIVGAQIVITNFFQSIGKASISIFLSLSRQVLFLIPAILLLPRIWGLDGVWSASPTADGIATLITVWVLFMQRKLFKPNTKIGNQ; encoded by the coding sequence ATGACACAAAGTACTCCGCCCAGCAATAAACTCGAAACCGAACCGGTCGGGAAATTACTATGGCAATATGCTGTCCCGGCTATTGTCGGTACTATGGTTATGTCTCTTTACACCATTATAGACCGTATTTTCATCGGTCAAGGAGTAGGTCCGGACGCTATTTCGGGACTGGCTCTAACATTTCCGATCATGAATCTTACGGCAGCCGTCGGAATGCTGGTCGGAGCAGGAGCATCCGCCCGCATATCGATTGTACTGGGACAAAAAGATCCGGTACGGGCAGAAAAAATATTGGGGAACAGCCTTGTGCTCACACTCGCTTTAGCAGCCTGTTATATTCTGTTTTTCATTTTTTTTATGGACGATATACTGAGGCAATTCGGAGGAAGCGATAAAACAATTCCCTACGCACGGGAATTTTTGTTCTATCTGTTACCCGGCATGGCTCTTACCAATTTATGTTACAGTTTCAACAATATGATGCGAGCATCGGGATATCCCCAAAAAGCAATGATTACGATGTTGATCGGGGCTGTTATGAATGTTATTCTCGATCCGATTTTCATATTTTGGTTCAAAATGGGAATCAAGGGCGCAGCCATCGCCACGGTTATTTCTATGGCCGTATCCACAGCATTCGTCATGTACCACTTTATCGGGAAAGAAAGTTCGATTCGTTTCCACAAACATTCATTCCGGTTACAAGGACAGATCATACGCAATATCGTATCTATCGGTATGTCTCCGTTCCTAATCAATCTCACGGCAAGCGCTGTCGCCATTTTTATGAACACTTCACTACAAAAATACGGAGGAGATACGGCAATCGGGGCATTCGGCATTATCAATAGTTACGGTATGTTGATTGTCATGCTCATCATCGGCCTGTGCCAAGGCATGCAACCCATCGTAGGATTCAATTTCGGAGCAGGGAATCTGCAAAGGATGCAAAAAGCTCTGACCTTAACGGCAACAGTCGCCACAATCATTACCTCTTTAGGATTTATCGGCTCGACCTTTTTCCCGCATTACCTTGCAAGAGCATTCACCACCGACACACACCTTATCGACGTTTCTTCGGTCGGGCTAAGAATTACCATGATGATGTTTCCCATTGTCGGTGCACAAATTGTCATTACAAATTTTTTCCAATCAATAGGGAAAGCGTCCATATCGATATTTTTAAGTCTTTCCCGGCAAGTATTATTCTTGATTCCGGCAATCTTGTTATTACCCAGAATATGGGGTCTCGACGGTGTATGGTCTGCATCTCCCACCGCTGACGGAATAGCTACTTTAATAACCGTATGGGTACTCTTTATGCAACGAAAACTATTTAAACCGAATACAAAAATCGGAAATCAATAA
- a CDS encoding tetratricopeptide repeat protein, whose translation MKKTKRRDFLKQFFWGSALLYVNPITFSTSGKAITDKANNLPTDEITRKQALTYFYKKEYKNAENLFNKLISVHPDKISYYDGLRKVLGAQNRISDICVLYAEGLKKNQDNPVFYDRYARALTALSGGNKIQRSKYEQETGIDPVDYSLKLYIEAISKFPDKQYLKTGLLDIQKKIGIYTSSRSRVPIHQPDTAILSKIPELTSEIKESWEHSRTSIKKNSPINKARHIGKTATTPPKKRRAMFFPEEEQLRAKQITAHLQWVTTITLSNLLQNPVYKTVYTYISTLSPNLITDSLFGEIKKYAKQYKLQKFLIELTKNRYNRSKTFWRTISYADSLKQNKDTASQAFVLYQEAEKKNKALQPKKIGALYGGKATCLIQEKKYSSAREILLQGIELLNGIGGIARGLSIHYAKTYISEENYEAAENILNLILTKCLKHRPDTEEFPDDPIIKYIYPDPFINEEISFYHRLDDKQPVHTQEILSVYYALARLYIKKNDSAGYSRIKNKIIALSPQDRFVNNNHI comes from the coding sequence ATGAAAAAAACAAAAAGAAGAGATTTTCTTAAACAATTCTTCTGGGGTAGCGCACTATTATATGTAAACCCCATAACGTTTTCTACATCAGGAAAAGCTATAACCGACAAGGCGAACAATCTACCGACCGATGAAATTACAAGGAAACAAGCTCTTACATATTTTTATAAAAAAGAATACAAAAACGCAGAAAATCTATTCAATAAATTAATCTCAGTCCATCCCGATAAAATAAGCTATTATGACGGTTTAAGAAAAGTATTGGGAGCTCAAAACAGAATATCGGATATTTGTGTTCTTTATGCTGAGGGTTTAAAAAAGAATCAGGACAATCCTGTATTCTACGATCGTTATGCACGGGCTTTAACCGCACTATCCGGAGGAAATAAAATTCAAAGGTCCAAATATGAACAAGAGACAGGCATCGACCCGGTCGATTACTCTTTAAAACTATATATAGAAGCCATCTCCAAATTCCCTGACAAACAATATTTGAAAACAGGATTATTGGACATTCAAAAGAAAATCGGAATATATACATCTTCCCGCTCTCGAGTTCCCATTCACCAGCCGGATACCGCAATTTTATCGAAAATTCCGGAACTTACATCGGAAATAAAAGAATCATGGGAACATAGCAGAACTTCGATAAAAAAGAATTCTCCTATCAATAAAGCCCGTCATATCGGAAAAACGGCCACTACTCCACCGAAAAAAAGAAGAGCAATGTTTTTCCCTGAAGAAGAACAACTTAGGGCAAAACAAATAACAGCCCATCTACAATGGGTAACAACGATAACATTATCAAACCTCCTCCAAAATCCTGTTTACAAAACTGTATATACCTATATTTCGACCTTATCTCCGAACTTAATAACAGATTCCTTGTTCGGAGAGATAAAAAAATACGCCAAACAATACAAATTACAAAAATTCCTCATCGAACTGACCAAAAACAGATACAACCGATCAAAAACTTTCTGGAGAACCATATCTTATGCAGACTCACTAAAACAAAATAAAGATACGGCATCCCAAGCATTTGTCTTATACCAAGAAGCCGAGAAAAAAAACAAAGCACTCCAACCTAAAAAAATAGGTGCGTTATATGGAGGTAAAGCCACTTGCCTTATACAAGAAAAGAAATACAGCAGTGCACGTGAAATATTGTTGCAAGGGATCGAACTGCTGAACGGGATAGGCGGTATCGCTCGAGGACTCTCCATTCATTATGCCAAGACATATATATCTGAAGAGAACTATGAAGCAGCTGAAAATATTTTGAACTTAATACTGACAAAATGCCTAAAACATCGGCCGGATACCGAAGAATTCCCCGATGACCCGATCATCAAGTACATCTATCCCGATCCTTTTATAAATGAAGAAATATCATTCTACCATCGGTTGGACGATAAACAGCCGGTGCATACACAAGAAATACTTTCCGTTTATTATGCATTGGCCCGTCTTTATATAAAGAAAAATGATTCTGCCGGATACTCGAGAATCAAAAACAAGATAATCGCTCTGTCTCCTCAAGATCGATTTGTCAATAATAACCACATCTGA